From a region of the Ktedonobacterales bacterium genome:
- the odhB gene encoding 2-oxoglutarate dehydrogenase complex dihydrolipoyllysine-residue succinyltransferase, with the protein MSVEIRVPALGESIVEATVAAWRKQEGDRVSQGDVLVELETDKVNQEIFAEQSGVLQQIVKQEGETVGIGDVLAVIAEGAADGAAAAQPAPSAAAGERVSAQAEAAPGKPETPVEPDLAPSEAGTATPLARRIAAEHNIDLTRVRPEHGRVTKEDVLGYLEQHAASPAPQAVETAPGGVPPPGPPARTPSAPSAPALAGAVPTPAAPRGREERVRMSRRRQTIAQRLVQTQNNAAMLTTFNEVDMSAIMEVRKRRKDSFKERHGVSLGFMSFFTKAVVGSLKAFPRLNAEIQGDEMLLKYYYDIGIAVGAEEGLVVPVVRDADCKSFAEIEREIADLAKRARENTLTLSDLQGGTFTITNGGVFGSLMSTPILNGPQVGILGMHKIEERPIAFNGQVVIRPMMYLAVSYDHRIVDGREAVQFLVRIKELLEDPETLLLEG; encoded by the coding sequence ATGTCAGTTGAGATTCGCGTGCCAGCCCTGGGAGAATCAATTGTTGAGGCCACCGTTGCGGCGTGGCGCAAGCAGGAAGGTGATCGCGTCTCCCAGGGAGATGTGCTGGTGGAACTGGAAACCGATAAGGTCAATCAAGAGATTTTCGCTGAGCAGAGCGGCGTCCTTCAACAAATTGTGAAGCAGGAGGGCGAGACGGTGGGCATCGGCGATGTATTAGCGGTGATCGCCGAAGGCGCGGCTGACGGCGCTGCCGCTGCTCAGCCCGCTCCTTCGGCAGCGGCGGGCGAGCGTGTGTCGGCGCAGGCTGAGGCAGCGCCGGGCAAGCCGGAAACGCCGGTTGAGCCTGATCTAGCGCCATCTGAAGCGGGAACGGCTACGCCTCTGGCGCGGCGCATCGCTGCCGAGCATAACATTGATCTGACGCGGGTCAGGCCAGAGCATGGGCGCGTGACCAAAGAGGATGTGCTGGGCTATCTGGAGCAGCACGCCGCCAGCCCTGCCCCGCAGGCGGTTGAAACCGCGCCTGGGGGCGTGCCGCCACCAGGTCCGCCTGCGCGGACTCCATCCGCCCCCTCTGCGCCTGCCCTCGCAGGGGCTGTGCCGACTCCAGCCGCGCCGCGTGGCCGCGAGGAGCGGGTGCGCATGTCGCGCCGCCGCCAGACGATTGCTCAGCGGCTGGTGCAAACGCAGAACAACGCCGCGATGCTAACGACCTTTAACGAGGTTGATATGAGCGCGATTATGGAGGTACGCAAGCGGCGCAAGGACAGTTTCAAGGAGCGGCATGGCGTCTCGCTGGGTTTTATGTCGTTCTTCACAAAAGCGGTGGTTGGCTCGCTCAAAGCCTTCCCGCGTCTGAACGCGGAGATTCAGGGCGATGAGATGCTGCTGAAATATTATTACGATATTGGCATTGCTGTCGGCGCTGAAGAGGGGCTGGTCGTGCCGGTGGTGCGCGATGCAGACTGCAAGAGCTTTGCGGAGATCGAGCGCGAGATCGCTGATCTTGCCAAACGCGCCCGCGAGAATACGCTGACGCTTTCCGATCTTCAGGGTGGAACGTTCACGATTACGAACGGCGGAGTTTTTGGCTCGCTGATGTCCACGCCAATCCTCAACGGGCCGCAGGTGGGCATCCTGGGCATGCACAAGATCGAGGAACGGCCTATTGCCTTCAATGGGCAGGTGGTTATCAGGCCCATGATGTATCTGGCCGTCTCGTATGATCATCGCATCGTTGATGGGCGCGAGGCGGTGCAATTCCTGGTGCGCATCAAGGAACTGCTGGAAGACCCCGAAACGCTCTTGCTTGAGGGGTAA
- a CDS encoding MFS transporter → MMRRSVLRMRSTLGALPSTFWALWGGTFINRMGMLVLPFLTIYLTSARHLTADRVGLLAALPGVGGVIASVLMSVLADRVDRKQLLALTLLASAALLLFVPFLSSLLWLAAIVFAWSVVSEMQRPLSNTLVTDVVPADQRKQAISLLRIAINIGTAVSAALGGLIAAIAYLPLFIADAATTVIFALLTLARLPVSKRPAPEDHPRAYFMQALTPFRDGAFRRLWLAGFLGVVVYSQITTTFAIYLLHRGGSPPLYGGLMALNGILITLVEFPLVTAIAHLPAARVMALGCLAYAGAAALCGLISVPVWLVLPVLAFTGGEMLFSPAFGVVGADLAPLEQRGAYMGWLWTASSLGYVVGPILGGELLHLSPLLCWGTLLLIGVIGAVLAWLTPQARAFRGLPAVP, encoded by the coding sequence ATGATGCGCCGGTCCGTTTTGCGGATGCGCAGCACATTGGGTGCGCTGCCATCCACGTTCTGGGCATTGTGGGGCGGGACGTTCATCAACCGGATGGGGATGCTGGTCTTGCCTTTTCTCACCATTTACCTCACTTCAGCGCGTCATCTCACCGCAGACCGCGTGGGGCTGCTCGCGGCGCTGCCAGGGGTGGGCGGTGTCATTGCTTCGGTACTGATGAGCGTGCTTGCTGATCGCGTTGATCGCAAGCAGCTTCTGGCGCTGACACTGCTGGCCTCGGCGGCATTGCTGCTCTTCGTGCCGTTTCTCTCATCGCTTTTATGGTTGGCTGCGATTGTGTTTGCCTGGAGCGTTGTCAGCGAGATGCAGCGCCCTCTCTCGAACACTCTGGTGACTGATGTTGTTCCGGCAGATCAGCGCAAGCAGGCGATTTCGCTTCTGCGCATTGCGATCAACATTGGGACAGCCGTAAGCGCGGCGCTGGGTGGGCTGATCGCGGCAATCGCGTATCTCCCGCTGTTCATCGCAGATGCCGCAACGACAGTGATCTTTGCCCTGCTGACGCTGGCCCGATTGCCTGTGTCAAAGCGGCCCGCGCCTGAAGACCACCCGCGCGCTTATTTCATGCAGGCGCTGACGCCTTTTCGAGACGGCGCGTTCCGGCGGCTGTGGCTGGCAGGCTTTTTGGGAGTGGTCGTCTACAGCCAGATCACCACCACGTTTGCGATCTATCTGCTTCATCGAGGCGGCAGCCCTCCCCTCTATGGCGGCCTGATGGCCCTGAACGGGATACTGATTACCCTGGTAGAGTTTCCGCTGGTGACGGCGATTGCTCATCTTCCTGCCGCGCGCGTCATGGCGCTAGGATGCCTGGCCTACGCTGGCGCAGCCGCGCTGTGTGGCCTGATCAGTGTACCTGTATGGCTGGTTCTGCCGGTGCTGGCTTTCACAGGGGGCGAAATGCTCTTTTCGCCAGCATTTGGCGTCGTTGGGGCCGACCTGGCGCCGCTTGAGCAGCGGGGAGCATATATGGGCTGGCTGTGGACCGCCAGCAGCCTGGGCTACGTGGTTGGCCCGATCCTGGGGGGCGAGTTACTGCATCTGTCACCGCTCTTGTGCTGGGGAACTCTCCTGCTCATCGGAGTTATAGGGGCAGTGCTGGCCTGGCTTACCCCTCAAGCAAGAGCGTTTCGGGGTCTTCCAGCAGTTCCTTGA
- a CDS encoding 2-oxoglutarate dehydrogenase E1 component: protein MVNELASFYGPNAGYVLELYERYQRDPASVDPETRAVFEGWSAEGAEAPAAPPTIFVAAPSEPPAFTIQHVIGATALAHGIRARGHLGAHLDPLGTPPLGDPALLLETYGLTEANLAALPPDVVGGHAAEGARNALEAINRVRAMYSGTISYEFDQVKSPDERGWLRDAVGLALYRQELDPAAKRELLERLAEVEAFERYLHQTFPGQKRFSIEGVDALVPMLDEIIGQAMDTGTREVAMGMAHRGRLNVLAHILEKPYMAILSEFMHPRYEERTPASEMADGGWTGDVKYHLGAERLHRESAAGIQLLLASNPSHLEFVNPVVEGMARAAQEDRDQPGFPTQHVDRALPILIHGDAAFPGEGIVAETLNLWRLPGYYTGGTIHIITNNQLGFTTEAEEGRSTHFASDLAKGFEVPIVHVNADDPEACLTAARLAYGWRSRFHKDILVELVGYRRWGHNEGDEPAFTQPQMYEVIRAHPTVRALYAQKLEQEGTIDHEAAEEMMKAALARMDKAKHEAEQGHIEATTVGAAETNGRYGGFKMLPPVSAEQVTRWTEELLKRPEGFTPNAKLERLLQRYRHALEEGGIDWGQAEALAFASILAEGIPIRLTGQDTERGTFSHRHAVLHDEQTGKTYIPLQHLSTDRASFAIYNSPLSEAGVLGFEYGYSIHAPEGALVLWEAQFGDFANSGQVMIDQFIASARAKWRQEPSLTLLLPHGYEGQGPEHSSARLERYLQLAAEDNLRVANCSTSAQYYHLLRLHAAYLSYDPRPLIIMTPKSLLRHPHSASRLEELTEGEFQPVIDDELARDHVESVTRVVACAGKVSIDLLTSQERAEAEEVAIVRVESLYPFPEEELAQVLAGYPRLRELVWTQEEPENMGAWTFVAPKLQALVNRGVKVSVISRPERASPAEGLMELHQAEQQRIITQALKAPVRQRGGRHVS from the coding sequence ATGGTTAATGAATTAGCGTCGTTTTACGGGCCAAATGCGGGCTATGTGCTGGAACTCTACGAACGCTACCAGCGCGATCCAGCTTCGGTGGACCCGGAGACGCGAGCGGTTTTCGAGGGCTGGTCTGCCGAAGGCGCGGAAGCGCCAGCCGCGCCGCCGACTATTTTTGTCGCGGCTCCCTCGGAGCCGCCAGCATTTACTATTCAACATGTGATCGGAGCAACGGCGCTGGCGCATGGCATCCGCGCGCGCGGCCACCTGGGCGCGCACCTGGACCCGCTGGGTACGCCGCCTCTGGGCGATCCGGCGCTCCTGTTGGAGACGTATGGGCTGACCGAAGCCAATCTGGCCGCGCTGCCGCCGGATGTGGTCGGCGGGCATGCCGCTGAGGGCGCGCGCAATGCGCTGGAAGCGATCAATCGGGTGCGCGCGATGTATTCTGGCACGATCAGTTACGAGTTCGATCAGGTCAAAAGCCCCGACGAGCGCGGTTGGCTGCGCGATGCGGTGGGGCTGGCGCTCTATCGCCAGGAGCTTGATCCGGCAGCGAAGCGCGAACTGCTGGAGCGGCTGGCAGAGGTCGAAGCCTTTGAGCGTTATCTGCACCAGACGTTTCCCGGCCAGAAGCGTTTTTCAATTGAAGGCGTGGACGCGCTTGTGCCGATGCTGGATGAGATCATCGGGCAGGCAATGGACACGGGTACGCGCGAGGTTGCGATGGGTATGGCGCATCGGGGCCGCCTCAATGTGCTGGCGCATATCCTCGAAAAGCCCTACATGGCTATTCTCTCGGAGTTTATGCACCCCAGGTACGAGGAGCGCACGCCTGCTTCGGAGATGGCAGATGGAGGCTGGACGGGCGACGTGAAGTATCACCTGGGGGCCGAGCGGCTGCACCGCGAGAGCGCCGCTGGCATTCAGCTTTTGCTGGCCTCTAACCCCAGCCATCTTGAGTTTGTGAATCCGGTGGTGGAGGGGATGGCCCGCGCCGCGCAGGAGGACCGCGATCAACCGGGCTTCCCGACGCAGCATGTGGACCGCGCGCTGCCCATCCTGATTCACGGTGATGCGGCTTTCCCCGGCGAGGGTATTGTGGCGGAAACGCTGAACCTCTGGCGGCTGCCCGGCTATTATACCGGCGGCACAATTCATATCATCACCAATAACCAGCTTGGGTTTACGACGGAAGCTGAAGAGGGGCGTTCCACGCACTTTGCCAGCGATCTTGCCAAGGGCTTTGAGGTTCCGATTGTGCATGTCAACGCGGATGATCCCGAAGCCTGCCTGACGGCGGCGCGGCTGGCGTATGGCTGGCGGAGCCGCTTCCATAAAGATATTCTGGTGGAGCTGGTGGGCTACCGGCGCTGGGGGCATAACGAAGGCGACGAACCGGCTTTTACGCAGCCGCAGATGTATGAGGTCATCCGCGCGCATCCGACGGTGCGTGCGCTTTATGCGCAGAAGCTGGAGCAGGAAGGCACCATTGACCACGAAGCCGCCGAAGAGATGATGAAGGCGGCCCTGGCCCGCATGGACAAAGCCAAACATGAAGCCGAGCAGGGGCATATCGAGGCGACTACTGTTGGGGCCGCCGAAACCAACGGGCGCTACGGCGGCTTCAAGATGCTGCCACCTGTGTCGGCAGAGCAAGTGACGCGCTGGACCGAAGAACTGCTGAAGCGCCCGGAAGGCTTCACGCCGAACGCCAAGTTGGAGCGGCTGCTTCAGCGTTATCGCCACGCGCTGGAGGAGGGCGGCATTGATTGGGGGCAGGCCGAGGCGCTGGCCTTCGCGTCCATTCTGGCGGAGGGCATCCCCATTCGGCTGACGGGGCAGGATACCGAGCGTGGTACGTTCAGCCATCGGCATGCGGTGCTGCACGATGAGCAGACAGGCAAGACCTACATCCCGCTTCAGCATCTTTCTACAGATCGTGCCTCGTTTGCCATCTATAACAGCCCGCTTTCTGAGGCGGGCGTGCTGGGCTTTGAGTATGGCTACAGCATTCACGCCCCCGAAGGCGCGCTGGTGCTGTGGGAAGCGCAGTTTGGCGATTTCGCCAACTCCGGCCAGGTGATGATCGATCAGTTTATCGCCTCGGCTCGCGCCAAGTGGCGGCAGGAGCCGTCGCTGACGCTGCTGCTGCCGCATGGCTACGAGGGGCAGGGGCCAGAGCATTCCAGCGCGCGGCTGGAGCGTTATCTTCAGCTTGCCGCTGAGGATAACCTGCGGGTCGCCAACTGCTCCACTTCGGCGCAGTATTATCATCTGCTGCGGCTGCACGCGGCGTATCTGAGCTATGATCCGCGCCCGCTGATCATTATGACGCCCAAGAGCCTGCTGCGCCATCCGCATTCGGCGTCGCGTCTGGAAGAGTTGACGGAAGGCGAGTTTCAGCCAGTGATTGATGACGAACTGGCGCGCGATCACGTGGAAAGCGTCACGCGCGTGGTAGCCTGCGCTGGCAAAGTCTCGATTGATCTGCTGACCAGCCAGGAGCGCGCCGAAGCGGAAGAGGTGGCAATCGTGCGCGTGGAATCGCTCTATCCGTTCCCGGAGGAAGAACTGGCGCAGGTTCTGGCCGGATACCCGCGCCTGCGCGAGTTGGTCTGGACGCAGGAAGAGCCAGAGAATATGGGCGCGTGGACGTTTGTCGCGCCGAAGCTGCAAGCTCTCGTCAATCGTGGCGTGAAGGTCAGCGTTATCAGCCGCCCGGAGCGCGCCAGCCCAGCCGAGGGTCTAATGGAACTGCACCAGGCTGAGCAGCAGCGTATTATCACGCAAGCATTGAAAGCGCCGGTCAGGCAGCGTGGAGGCCGCCATGTCAGTTGA
- a CDS encoding dihydrofolate reductase family protein gives MTRADRPLLIVNFVSTLDGVVSYTLPGRSGGGEIGGFNEADAFTMGLLRAHADAVLCGAGSMNADTGHVRTPGFVYPPARQLYAELRQRLGKNRPEPLTVVVSASGHVNLTEANFHTPGVETWIVTTDAGAERLRADPNAQAVTSIHSLGSEARLAPEAILRLLGNEFGLRIVLNEGGPNILSSFQNANCVDELFLTLAPQLAGRDADHSRPSLIDQHAFLPETAPWGHLLTLKQAGDHLFLRYAFSRSDKQP, from the coding sequence TTGACGCGCGCTGATCGCCCCTTGCTCATCGTCAATTTCGTCAGCACACTCGATGGGGTCGTCTCCTATACTCTGCCGGGGCGTTCGGGCGGCGGCGAGATCGGTGGCTTCAACGAAGCCGATGCCTTCACGATGGGCCTACTGCGGGCGCATGCCGACGCGGTGCTGTGCGGCGCAGGCTCCATGAACGCCGACACCGGACACGTGCGCACGCCCGGCTTTGTCTATCCTCCCGCACGCCAGCTTTATGCCGAACTGCGCCAGCGCCTGGGCAAAAACCGCCCGGAGCCGCTCACCGTCGTTGTCAGCGCCAGCGGCCACGTCAACCTGACCGAAGCCAACTTTCATACGCCCGGCGTCGAAACGTGGATCGTCACCACCGACGCCGGGGCCGAGCGGCTGCGCGCCGACCCCAACGCCCAGGCCGTCACCTCTATTCACAGCCTGGGAAGTGAAGCTCGCCTCGCGCCAGAGGCTATCCTGCGCCTGCTGGGCAATGAGTTTGGCCTGCGCATCGTTCTCAACGAGGGCGGCCCCAACATCCTCAGCAGCTTTCAGAATGCCAACTGCGTTGATGAGCTTTTCCTGACGCTCGCGCCGCAGCTTGCCGGGCGCGACGCCGATCATTCGCGTCCCTCGCTCATTGATCAGCACGCCTTCCTGCCCGAAACCGCGCCCTGGGGACATCTCCTCACTCTCAAACAGGCGGGCGATCATCTTTTCCTGCGCTACGCGTTCAGTCGTTCCGATAAACAGCCCTGA